Proteins from a single region of Desulforegula conservatrix Mb1Pa:
- a CDS encoding PAS domain-containing sensor histidine kinase: protein MAAVTPYALLCMKSVSRHILLPAVILIAAIAAFFFYDKKNINKKEAYAITAFMALTAFLLLLSGDKPTAFIWFLFIIPYDSSLKSNKPDTALITAATVSLFILGTLSSSMINGSFSINMAEILAYIIQPLLLFTGLQAIKFADDDPRADKSSYVLPFPYLSPLLPDPNKNTDSQLFGFLNSLEEGIFIANREGTIINASSQFASFFDTRPEELAGFSIFDKYALPVTHQNKAYSLIKKNMDGLPSGPDEFYFELKNGKKTRLLIMTMPIIIESIPSVIGIAKPLHRNKGTFPHQQAGPKDKFQTLSENSTDIIIRFDRQLRHIYANYAITGLTGMAVENFLGKTCQETKYPKQILEILEEKVLKVFETGEPIETEFYNDWGTGEVYFDLRLIPEKGSSGRVETVLSTARDITPLKKAHMTIQTLTQEIIKAQELERNRIALDLHDNVAQTLASLKIACDTILDQEPGISDQTIMRFKNFSVLLKGGIDSVRELAYNLRPPGIDQLGIIKTLSQLCSEFTAAYKIKADFQSWGIEGLKLSSDTQINLYRLLQEALSNVKKHSGAKNINVKLVSSHPNIILRVEDDGKGFNVDTRSQEAINEKRMGLQGMHERARMLGGRMKIISRRGEGTKVIIEVPISAAEDKDLSNCFTISESISL, encoded by the coding sequence ATGGCTGCAGTAACACCTTATGCCCTATTATGCATGAAAAGCGTGAGCAGACATATTTTGTTACCAGCTGTCATTTTAATTGCCGCAATTGCCGCTTTCTTTTTTTATGACAAAAAAAATATTAATAAAAAAGAAGCGTATGCGATTACTGCTTTCATGGCTTTAACTGCATTCCTTCTTTTATTGTCGGGTGATAAGCCAACCGCTTTTATCTGGTTTCTATTCATAATACCCTATGATTCATCCCTGAAATCCAATAAGCCTGATACTGCGCTGATCACAGCCGCGACAGTATCACTCTTTATACTGGGCACCTTGTCATCATCAATGATTAATGGATCATTCTCTATTAATATGGCCGAAATACTTGCGTACATAATCCAGCCATTGCTTCTTTTCACCGGCCTTCAGGCAATAAAATTTGCAGACGATGATCCAAGGGCTGATAAATCTTCGTACGTGCTGCCTTTCCCTTATCTTTCTCCACTGCTTCCTGATCCGAACAAAAACACAGACAGCCAGTTGTTCGGATTTCTTAACTCCCTGGAAGAAGGTATTTTTATAGCCAACCGGGAAGGAACAATAATCAACGCAAGCAGCCAGTTTGCATCTTTTTTCGACACAAGACCCGAAGAACTTGCAGGTTTCAGTATTTTTGACAAATACGCCCTTCCTGTAACGCATCAAAATAAAGCATACAGTCTGATTAAAAAGAACATGGATGGTCTCCCGTCAGGCCCGGATGAGTTCTATTTTGAGCTTAAAAACGGTAAAAAAACAAGACTGCTGATAATGACAATGCCGATCATAATAGAATCGATCCCTTCAGTTATCGGCATAGCCAAACCTCTTCATAGAAATAAAGGCACGTTCCCCCACCAGCAGGCTGGACCAAAAGACAAATTCCAGACACTATCAGAGAATTCAACAGACATAATAATCAGATTTGACAGACAACTCAGGCATATTTACGCTAACTACGCGATAACTGGCTTGACCGGCATGGCAGTTGAAAATTTTCTTGGCAAGACCTGCCAGGAAACAAAATATCCCAAACAGATACTCGAAATTCTTGAAGAAAAGGTTTTAAAGGTTTTTGAGACTGGAGAGCCAATTGAAACTGAATTCTACAATGACTGGGGGACAGGAGAGGTATATTTTGACCTTCGCCTTATACCGGAAAAAGGATCGTCAGGCCGGGTCGAGACCGTCTTAAGCACGGCAAGGGATATAACGCCTCTTAAAAAGGCTCACATGACAATTCAGACTTTGACTCAGGAAATAATAAAGGCACAGGAGCTTGAGAGAAACCGCATAGCTCTTGACCTCCATGACAACGTAGCCCAGACCCTAGCATCCCTCAAAATAGCCTGTGATACGATCCTTGATCAGGAGCCGGGCATTTCTGATCAGACAATAATGCGCTTCAAAAATTTTTCCGTTCTCCTTAAAGGCGGCATTGATTCTGTCAGAGAACTTGCTTACAATCTGAGACCTCCTGGAATCGACCAGCTCGGAATAATCAAAACCCTGTCCCAATTATGTTCAGAGTTTACCGCAGCATATAAAATCAAGGCGGATTTCCAGTCATGGGGCATTGAAGGGCTTAAACTGTCTTCTGACACTCAGATAAATCTGTACAGACTCCTTCAGGAGGCATTGAGCAATGTCAAAAAGCATTCCGGCGCCAAAAATATCAATGTAAAACTAGTATCATCACATCCAAACATCATACTCAGAGTTGAAGACGACGGAAAAGGCTTTAATGTCGACACAAGATCCCAGGAGGCCATAAATGAAAAAAGAATGGGACTTCAGGGCATGCACGAAAGAGCAAGGATGCTGGGGGGAAGGATGAAGATAATATCAAGACGCGGTGAAGGCACGAAGGTTATTATAGAAGTACCTATATCTGCGGCCGAAGATAAGGATTTAAGCAATTGTTTTACAATATCGGAAAGCATTAGCCTGTAG